A region from the Palaeococcus ferrophilus DSM 13482 genome encodes:
- the leuS gene encoding leucine--tRNA ligase, with amino-acid sequence MAELNFKAIEEKWQRRWMEEKVFEPKREGREKFYITVAFPYLSGHLHVGHARTYTIPDVIARFKRMQGYNVLFPMAWHITGAPIVGIAERIKHRDPKTIHIYRDVYKVPEDVLWKFEDPKEIVKYFMKSAKETFIRAGFGVDWTREFHTTSLFPPFSKFIEWQFWTLKDMGLVVKGAHRVRWDPVVGTPLGDHDIMEGEDVQILDYVIIKFVLEENGEEIYMPAATLRPETVYGVTNMWLNPEATYVKAKVRKGDREETWIVSKEAAYKLSFQDREIEVIEEFKGERLIGRYVKNPVTGDEVIILPAEFVDPDNATGVVMSVPAHAPFDHVALEDLKKETEILLKYDIDPRVVEEISYISLIKLEGYGEFPAVEEAERLGVKSQRDVEKLEEATKNIYKAEYHKGVFKVEPYAGKPVQEAKDLIAKALQERGIAEIMYEFAEKPVISRFGNQAVIKIIHDQWFIDYGNPGWKEKAREALANMKIYPESRRAQFEAVIDWLEEKACARKVGLGTPLPWDPDWVIESLSDSTIYMAYYTISRHMNRLREEGKLEAEKLDRDFFDYIFREEFSEEREKKLSEKTGIPAETIHEMKEEFEYWYPLDWRCSAKDLIPNHLTFFIFNHTAIFDRKHWPKGIAVNGFGTLEGTKMSKSKGNVLNFIDAIKENGADVVRLYIMGLAEHDSDFDWRRKEVGKLRRQVERFYELISEFATYEAKEGVELRDIDRWMLHRLNKAIDGATKALEEFRTRTAVQWAFYTVLNDLRWYMRRTEGRDDEAKRYVLRKLADVWVRLMAPFTPHISEELWEKLGGEGFVSLAPWPEPVPEWWNETVEAEEDFVQSVIEDIKEIIRVAKLEDAKRAYIYTAPEWKWKVVEVVAEKRDFKAAMAELMKDPEIRKHGKEVSKLIQRLIKERTFEVKRINEEKALREAKDFIEKELGIEIVINAEEDKGGKKKAAMPLKPAVFVE; translated from the coding sequence ATGGCTGAGCTTAATTTCAAGGCCATTGAGGAGAAGTGGCAGAGGCGCTGGATGGAGGAGAAGGTCTTCGAGCCAAAACGAGAGGGCAGAGAGAAGTTCTACATAACGGTCGCATTCCCCTACCTCTCGGGCCACCTCCACGTCGGCCACGCGAGGACCTACACGATACCCGATGTTATAGCGCGCTTCAAGAGGATGCAGGGCTACAACGTCCTCTTCCCGATGGCTTGGCACATCACCGGCGCGCCGATAGTCGGTATCGCGGAGAGGATAAAGCACCGCGACCCCAAGACGATACACATCTACAGGGATGTCTACAAGGTTCCAGAGGATGTGCTCTGGAAGTTCGAGGACCCGAAGGAGATCGTCAAGTACTTCATGAAGTCCGCCAAGGAGACCTTCATAAGGGCCGGCTTTGGAGTGGACTGGACGCGCGAGTTCCACACGACTTCGCTCTTCCCGCCCTTCAGCAAGTTCATCGAGTGGCAGTTCTGGACCCTCAAAGATATGGGGCTTGTAGTTAAGGGCGCCCACCGCGTCCGCTGGGATCCGGTCGTCGGAACGCCGCTCGGAGACCACGACATAATGGAGGGTGAGGACGTCCAGATACTGGACTACGTTATAATCAAGTTCGTTCTTGAGGAGAACGGCGAGGAAATCTACATGCCAGCCGCCACCCTGAGGCCCGAGACGGTCTACGGAGTAACCAACATGTGGCTGAACCCCGAGGCGACGTACGTGAAGGCGAAGGTGAGGAAGGGCGACAGGGAGGAGACCTGGATAGTGAGCAAGGAGGCAGCGTACAAGCTCTCCTTCCAGGACAGGGAGATAGAAGTCATCGAGGAGTTTAAGGGCGAGAGGCTCATCGGAAGGTACGTCAAGAATCCGGTAACCGGCGACGAGGTCATAATCCTGCCGGCGGAGTTCGTCGACCCGGACAACGCCACCGGTGTCGTCATGAGCGTTCCTGCCCACGCTCCCTTCGACCACGTGGCCCTCGAAGACCTGAAGAAGGAGACCGAGATACTGCTCAAGTACGATATAGACCCGCGCGTGGTTGAGGAGATAAGCTACATATCTCTCATCAAGCTCGAGGGCTACGGCGAGTTTCCGGCTGTGGAAGAGGCCGAGAGGCTCGGCGTGAAGAGCCAGAGGGATGTGGAGAAGCTCGAAGAGGCTACCAAGAACATCTACAAGGCCGAGTACCACAAGGGAGTCTTCAAGGTTGAGCCCTACGCCGGAAAGCCCGTGCAGGAGGCCAAGGACCTCATCGCCAAGGCGCTCCAGGAGAGGGGCATCGCCGAGATAATGTACGAGTTCGCAGAGAAGCCCGTCATAAGCCGCTTTGGAAACCAGGCGGTCATCAAGATAATCCACGACCAGTGGTTCATAGACTACGGCAACCCCGGGTGGAAGGAGAAGGCCAGAGAGGCGCTGGCGAACATGAAAATCTATCCCGAGAGCAGGAGGGCACAGTTTGAAGCAGTTATAGACTGGCTTGAGGAGAAGGCCTGCGCGAGGAAAGTCGGTCTTGGAACACCGCTCCCGTGGGACCCGGACTGGGTCATCGAGAGTTTGAGCGACTCAACCATCTACATGGCCTACTACACGATAAGCAGGCACATGAACCGCCTGAGGGAGGAGGGCAAGCTCGAAGCGGAGAAGCTCGACAGGGACTTCTTCGACTACATCTTTAGAGAGGAGTTCAGCGAGGAGAGGGAGAAGAAGCTGAGCGAGAAGACCGGAATTCCTGCGGAGACCATCCACGAGATGAAGGAGGAGTTCGAGTACTGGTACCCGCTCGACTGGCGCTGCTCGGCGAAAGACCTCATCCCGAACCACCTGACGTTCTTCATCTTCAACCACACGGCTATCTTTGACAGGAAGCACTGGCCAAAGGGCATAGCGGTGAACGGCTTCGGGACGCTGGAAGGCACCAAGATGAGCAAGAGCAAGGGCAATGTGCTGAACTTCATAGATGCCATAAAGGAGAACGGTGCCGACGTCGTCAGGCTCTACATCATGGGTTTAGCAGAGCACGACAGCGACTTCGACTGGAGGAGGAAGGAAGTTGGAAAGCTCCGCAGGCAGGTCGAGCGCTTCTACGAGCTGATAAGCGAGTTCGCCACATACGAGGCAAAAGAAGGCGTTGAGCTGAGGGACATAGACCGCTGGATGCTCCACAGGCTTAACAAGGCCATTGACGGAGCTACTAAAGCACTTGAGGAGTTCAGAACGAGGACAGCAGTGCAGTGGGCCTTTTACACCGTCCTCAACGACCTGCGCTGGTACATGCGCAGAACCGAAGGAAGGGACGACGAGGCCAAGCGCTACGTTTTGAGGAAGCTCGCCGACGTTTGGGTCAGGCTGATGGCCCCGTTCACGCCACACATAAGCGAAGAATTATGGGAAAAGCTCGGCGGAGAGGGCTTTGTAAGCCTTGCTCCCTGGCCCGAGCCGGTTCCGGAGTGGTGGAACGAGACGGTAGAAGCGGAGGAAGACTTCGTCCAGTCGGTCATAGAGGACATCAAGGAGATCATCAGGGTTGCCAAGCTCGAGGACGCGAAGAGGGCCTACATCTACACAGCTCCAGAGTGGAAGTGGAAGGTCGTTGAGGTCGTTGCTGAAAAGAGGGACTTCAAGGCGGCGATGGCCGAGCTGATGAAAGACCCGGAGATAAGGAAACACGGCAAGGAAGTTAGCAAGCTCATACAGCGCCTAATTAAGGAGAGGACCTTCGAGGTCAAGCGCATAAATGAGGAGAAGGCCCTGAGAGAAGCCAAAGACTTCATTGAGAAGGAGCTCGGCATCGAGATAGTCATCAACGCCGAGGAGGACAAAGGCGGAAAGAAGAAGGCCGCGATGCCGCTGAAGCCCGCAGTGTTTGTGGAGTGA
- a CDS encoding M24 family metallopeptidase: MRLDRFLKLMNTTGYDGALISPGSNLYYLTGLHIHEAGERLTLLLVSSEGEYQLLAPGLYENTIVNFPVTFWRDGENPYEKLAWLLGELGISGRILVEDTMRADWLINILRVGNRGFEFYPLSSVMRELRMRKDRWELDNMKHAAKVVDRVFEELLSWDILGMRERELALKIELEIRELSDGISFEPIVASSENAANPHHAPGDRRIRKGDMVILDYGAKWKGYCSDITRTIAVGRPDEKLLEVYEVVKDAQEKAYKSVRAGKKAKEIDKAARETIAKAGYGEYFTHRTGHGIGLDVHEEPFIGPDGEVVLEDRMTFTIEPGIYLPGLGGVRIEDDVAVIDGRGKRLTKAERELVVL, translated from the coding sequence ATGAGGCTTGACCGCTTTTTAAAGCTCATGAACACGACTGGATACGACGGCGCCCTCATAAGCCCCGGCTCGAACCTGTACTACCTCACGGGTCTCCACATCCACGAGGCGGGGGAGAGGCTTACCCTCCTCCTCGTGAGCTCCGAAGGTGAATATCAGCTGCTCGCACCGGGTCTCTATGAAAACACCATTGTGAACTTCCCCGTCACGTTCTGGCGCGATGGAGAGAACCCCTACGAGAAGCTCGCGTGGCTCTTAGGAGAGCTCGGAATTTCCGGGAGGATTCTCGTCGAGGATACGATGAGGGCCGACTGGCTCATAAACATCCTCCGCGTCGGGAACAGGGGCTTCGAGTTCTACCCATTAAGCTCCGTGATGAGGGAGCTCCGCATGAGGAAGGACAGATGGGAGCTCGACAATATGAAGCACGCGGCGAAGGTCGTTGACCGCGTCTTTGAGGAGCTTTTGAGCTGGGACATTCTCGGAATGCGCGAGAGGGAGCTGGCCCTCAAAATTGAACTCGAAATAAGGGAGTTGAGCGATGGGATTTCCTTTGAACCCATAGTGGCCAGCAGTGAGAACGCGGCAAATCCCCACCACGCACCTGGCGATAGGAGGATAAGGAAGGGGGACATGGTCATCCTCGACTACGGGGCAAAGTGGAAGGGCTACTGCTCGGACATAACGCGAACGATAGCAGTTGGAAGGCCCGATGAGAAGCTCCTTGAGGTTTACGAGGTTGTCAAAGACGCCCAGGAAAAGGCCTACAAATCAGTAAGGGCAGGAAAGAAGGCGAAGGAGATAGACAAAGCTGCCAGGGAAACCATCGCGAAGGCCGGTTATGGGGAGTACTTCACCCACAGAACGGGCCACGGGATAGGCCTTGACGTCCACGAAGAGCCGTTCATAGGGCCCGACGGTGAGGTAGTCCTCGAGGATAGGATGACCTTCACGATAGAACCCGGGATCTATCTTCCAGGCCTCGGAGGGGTTCGCATAGAGGACGACGTTGCGGTGATTGATGGCCGGGGGAAGCGGCTGACCAAGGCAGAGAGGGAGCTCGTGGTTCTTTAA
- a CDS encoding amidohydrolase, which translates to MKALITAFVNGRIYVSFTPARSVEALLVASDRVLYAGSSKRARKIAEDLGGEVVDLNGKTVLPGFIDSHLHLEELGMALETLDLRGVRSIEELKERLGEYAKTSTTSWILGHGWDQELFEEKRWPTRWDIDGVVEDKPVMLSRVCLHAALLNTRAMELAGLIDADLPGVVRDEKGEATGVVKEEAFEIAREKFKKSLTGEDYEHFVRLGADYAASLGVTAVGTVSVEEKTLKALSNLEERGELKVRVFAYLDPGKREVSEGGMFGNLETLEALKRLGVKRGFGRGRLRIAGIKVLADGSLGARTAWLSEPYSDADTRGYPNVSKELLGRIVGEAHEAGLQMAVHGIGDATIDMILDAYSSLESPGRLRHRIEHASILRPDQVERMAGLGVVASVQPRFVITDWWVVKRVGERRAKWVYPFKSMLRAGIVLGFGTDSPIEPTNPWETVYAAVTRGKYEGVETYEHTKGECLSLEEALYAYTHGSAYVLGAEEDLGTLEEGKLADFVVVDRDPFETDERELKEIKVLATYVGGERV; encoded by the coding sequence GTGAAAGCGTTGATCACGGCGTTCGTTAATGGAAGGATTTACGTCTCATTCACTCCCGCGAGAAGTGTGGAAGCCCTTCTGGTGGCGTCTGACAGAGTTCTCTACGCAGGTTCGAGCAAGAGAGCAAGGAAAATCGCAGAAGACCTCGGTGGGGAGGTAGTTGACCTCAACGGAAAAACCGTCCTCCCGGGGTTCATTGACTCCCACCTCCACCTTGAGGAGCTCGGTATGGCCCTCGAGACCCTCGACCTGAGGGGCGTGAGAAGCATAGAGGAACTTAAGGAGAGGCTTGGGGAATACGCGAAAACCTCAACCACAAGCTGGATTCTCGGGCACGGCTGGGACCAGGAGCTCTTCGAGGAAAAGCGTTGGCCGACGAGGTGGGATATAGATGGTGTGGTGGAGGATAAGCCGGTGATGCTCTCACGGGTTTGCCTTCATGCGGCCCTTTTAAACACGAGGGCGATGGAGCTCGCGGGCCTCATAGATGCCGACCTCCCCGGCGTAGTTAGGGACGAGAAAGGGGAGGCAACGGGCGTAGTCAAGGAGGAAGCCTTTGAAATAGCGCGCGAGAAGTTCAAGAAGTCACTGACAGGGGAGGATTACGAACACTTCGTGAGGCTCGGGGCAGATTATGCCGCTTCCCTTGGAGTAACTGCCGTTGGGACAGTCAGCGTTGAGGAGAAAACCCTCAAAGCCCTTTCCAACCTTGAGGAGCGTGGGGAGCTTAAGGTGAGGGTCTTTGCTTACCTCGACCCCGGGAAGAGGGAGGTAAGCGAAGGGGGAATGTTCGGGAACCTCGAAACCCTCGAGGCCCTGAAGAGGCTCGGGGTAAAGCGGGGCTTCGGGAGGGGAAGGCTCAGGATAGCGGGGATAAAGGTACTCGCCGACGGCTCCCTGGGGGCGAGAACGGCGTGGCTGAGCGAGCCCTACAGCGACGCAGATACGAGGGGCTACCCAAACGTCTCGAAGGAGCTCCTCGGCAGAATCGTGGGGGAGGCGCATGAAGCCGGCCTCCAGATGGCGGTTCACGGCATAGGCGATGCCACGATAGACATGATACTCGATGCCTACTCCTCGCTCGAGAGTCCAGGAAGGCTGAGGCACCGCATTGAGCACGCCTCAATCCTTAGGCCGGATCAAGTTGAGAGGATGGCAGGGCTTGGGGTTGTAGCGAGTGTCCAGCCGCGTTTCGTCATAACCGACTGGTGGGTTGTGAAGCGCGTTGGAGAGCGAAGAGCGAAGTGGGTTTATCCCTTCAAAAGCATGCTCAGGGCTGGAATAGTCCTCGGCTTTGGTACGGACTCCCCGATAGAGCCCACAAACCCCTGGGAGACCGTCTACGCGGCGGTAACGCGCGGGAAGTACGAGGGGGTTGAGACGTACGAGCACACCAAAGGGGAGTGTCTGAGCCTCGAGGAGGCACTCTATGCCTACACCCACGGCTCCGCCTACGTTCTGGGCGCGGAGGAAGATTTAGGCACGCTCGAGGAGGGTAAGCTCGCGGACTTCGTCGTGGTTGATAGGGACCCCTTTGAGACCGATGAGAGGGAGCTGAAGGAGATAAAGGTGCTCGCGACCTACGTTGGCGGGGAGAGGGTTTAG
- a CDS encoding ATP-binding protein, which translates to MILKFIDREEELRALEELYAQDKAHLILIYGRRRVGKTELVKQFINGKKAFYFLAKKEPMELELDRLVRAFNRKFNVFIEAENLEEFFGQVKEFGKIAFVLDEFPYWVEEDKGIPSTFQYIWDEVLKDSKVFLILLGSSISTMESLMSYKNPLYGRRTSQIKLRPLEFFHLKEAFPRYSWEELVRVYGTIDGIPAYFQYFDDSLPVEKNIENNFYNRVSVLYEDAERLLKDELREPITYLNILKAINDGKTKLTEIANETRVAVTNLPKYLKVLETLDLVKKEYPINQRKRGRGVYRVKDFYYRFWLRFVYPYRDDIEIGAISFEDFQSDFNRYLGEVFESVAGQFLIRMNRLGKLPFRFTKLGRWWHKGEEIDLVALNSITGEVGFFEAKWKNLSEREARGILKDLKRKAELTGIPGSYFGLIGRRIECKENLRVEDYLVFDLEDFNEVGKEGR; encoded by the coding sequence ATGATACTAAAATTCATCGATCGGGAAGAGGAGCTCCGGGCACTTGAGGAGCTTTACGCCCAGGACAAGGCTCACCTTATCCTCATCTACGGCAGGAGAAGGGTGGGAAAGACCGAGCTTGTGAAGCAGTTCATAAATGGAAAGAAGGCCTTCTACTTCTTAGCTAAAAAAGAGCCGATGGAGCTTGAGCTGGATAGGCTCGTAAGGGCCTTCAACAGGAAGTTCAACGTCTTCATCGAGGCTGAGAACCTTGAGGAGTTCTTTGGGCAGGTAAAAGAATTCGGAAAGATAGCCTTCGTACTAGACGAGTTCCCTTACTGGGTTGAGGAAGATAAAGGGATTCCCTCAACATTCCAGTACATCTGGGATGAAGTGCTGAAGGACTCAAAGGTTTTCCTTATTCTGCTCGGCTCTTCGATCTCGACGATGGAGAGCCTTATGAGTTACAAGAACCCTCTCTACGGCAGGAGGACTAGTCAGATAAAGCTCCGTCCCCTTGAATTCTTCCACCTGAAGGAGGCTTTCCCGCGCTACAGCTGGGAAGAGCTCGTTAGGGTCTATGGAACCATAGACGGAATTCCAGCTTACTTCCAATACTTCGACGACTCTCTTCCAGTGGAGAAAAACATCGAGAACAACTTCTACAACCGGGTGAGTGTCCTCTATGAAGACGCCGAGAGATTGCTGAAAGACGAGCTGAGGGAACCGATTACGTACCTCAACATCCTGAAGGCCATAAACGACGGAAAGACGAAGCTCACGGAGATAGCTAATGAGACAAGGGTCGCTGTGACGAACCTCCCAAAGTACCTCAAAGTTCTTGAGACCCTTGACCTCGTGAAGAAGGAGTATCCGATAAACCAGAGAAAGCGCGGGCGCGGTGTTTACAGGGTGAAAGACTTTTACTATCGCTTCTGGCTCCGCTTTGTCTACCCCTACCGCGATGACATAGAGATCGGAGCAATAAGCTTTGAGGACTTCCAGAGCGACTTCAACCGCTACCTCGGCGAGGTCTTCGAGAGCGTTGCTGGACAGTTCCTGATTAGGATGAACCGTCTCGGAAAGCTGCCCTTCAGGTTCACGAAGCTTGGAAGATGGTGGCACAAGGGGGAGGAGATTGATTTGGTTGCCCTCAACAGCATCACCGGGGAAGTGGGCTTTTTCGAGGCCAAGTGGAAGAACTTGAGCGAAAGAGAAGCGAGGGGGATCCTAAAGGACCTCAAAAGAAAAGCGGAGCTCACGGGAATACCAGGGAGCTACTTCGGACTGATCGGGAGGAGGATAGAATGCAAAGAGAACCTCAGAGTGGAGGACTACCTCGTCTTTGACCTCGAGGATTTCAATGAAGTTGGGAAGGAAGGACGTTGA
- a CDS encoding DUF389 domain-containing protein, giving the protein MVSLLMRSLSLMPPAPTGEILARGESGLVYIVLAIILGYAGVVAIVSRIPEILAGVSIAAALVPPTTVVGISLAMGWLEVFRGSLILTAENVLGLLSGSLLSLYILNVSPRSYYEKRAAKLYTKRTMLVMGLMLSALLAMELMS; this is encoded by the coding sequence GTGGTCTCGCTCCTTATGAGGTCTCTCTCCCTCATGCCGCCCGCTCCCACGGGGGAAATCCTCGCGAGGGGTGAATCGGGCCTCGTGTACATAGTGCTGGCCATAATCCTTGGCTACGCCGGGGTGGTTGCGATAGTGAGCAGAATCCCGGAGATACTTGCGGGGGTATCCATAGCGGCCGCTCTCGTTCCCCCGACGACGGTTGTGGGGATATCCCTCGCCATGGGCTGGTTGGAGGTCTTCAGGGGCTCCCTGATACTCACCGCGGAGAACGTACTCGGCCTTTTGAGCGGCTCCCTGCTCTCCCTCTACATCCTCAACGTCTCACCGAGGAGCTACTACGAGAAGAGGGCCGCGAAGCTCTACACCAAAAGGACGATGCTCGTTATGGGGCTGATGCTTAGTGCTCTCCTCGCCATGGAGCTCATGAGCTAA
- a CDS encoding heavy-metal-associated domain-containing protein: MKAVLLIPDMESQDSLEKVREALESLGVMGEISLERKTAVIDFNPRRVTIGEIMEAIRERGFNVKMGPAGC, encoded by the coding sequence ATGAAAGCCGTTCTGCTTATACCCGATATGGAGTCACAGGATTCTCTGGAGAAGGTGCGGGAGGCACTGGAGAGCCTGGGAGTAATGGGAGAGATAAGCCTCGAAAGGAAAACCGCGGTCATAGATTTCAACCCCAGACGGGTGACCATTGGGGAGATAATGGAGGCCATAAGGGAGAGGGGCTTCAACGTGAAGATGGGCCCCGCCGGATGCTGA
- the dmpI gene encoding 4-oxalocrotonate tautomerase DmpI, giving the protein MPTVIVEGPKIGIEGKRELVRRITEVVKDVYGIPHVTVLIKENLPENVGVDGELLSDRRRG; this is encoded by the coding sequence ATGCCCACGGTTATCGTTGAGGGCCCGAAGATAGGTATCGAGGGGAAGAGGGAACTGGTCAGGAGGATAACGGAGGTCGTTAAAGACGTGTACGGAATACCCCATGTTACCGTGCTGATAAAGGAGAATCTCCCTGAAAACGTCGGCGTTGACGGTGAGCTCCTCTCTGACAGAAGAAGGGGGTGA
- a CDS encoding 50S ribosomal protein L15e, whose product MGMYKYIREAWKAPKESYVKELLRSRMIKWRREPSVTRIERPTRLDRARNLGYQAKQGYVVVRVRVRRGGRKRPRWKGGRKPSKMGMVRYSPKKSLQWIAEERAARKYPNLEVLNSYWVGEDGMYKWFEVIMVDPHHPVIKSDPKIAWIAGKAHKGRVFRGLTSAGKKSRGLRNKGKGAEKVRPSIRANKGRGK is encoded by the coding sequence ATGGGAATGTACAAGTACATAAGGGAAGCCTGGAAGGCCCCGAAGGAGAGCTACGTTAAGGAGCTCCTCAGGAGCAGGATGATAAAGTGGAGGAGAGAGCCTTCAGTTACAAGGATTGAGAGGCCCACGAGGCTTGACCGCGCTAGAAACCTCGGCTATCAGGCAAAGCAGGGCTACGTCGTCGTTAGGGTTCGCGTGAGGAGGGGAGGAAGGAAGAGGCCCAGGTGGAAGGGCGGCAGGAAGCCCTCCAAGATGGGTATGGTGAGGTACTCCCCCAAGAAGAGCCTCCAGTGGATAGCCGAGGAGAGGGCAGCGAGGAAGTACCCGAACCTCGAGGTTCTCAACTCCTACTGGGTCGGCGAGGACGGTATGTACAAGTGGTTTGAGGTCATCATGGTTGACCCGCATCACCCCGTCATCAAGAGCGACCCGAAGATAGCGTGGATAGCCGGCAAGGCCCACAAGGGACGCGTCTTCCGCGGTCTGACCTCCGCTGGAAAGAAGAGCAGGGGACTTAGGAACAAGGGTAAGGGTGCCGAGAAGGTCAGGCCCAGCATAAGGGCCAACAAGGGCAGGGGCAAGTGA
- a CDS encoding M20/M25/M40 family metallo-hydrolase: protein MDVLELLSRLVAFETVNDPTRGIRPSRECPEFIRDTLASWGVEGELIERDGYYAVYGEIGKGKPKLLFMAHFDVVPVNREEWETDPFKLTVKGDRAYGRGSADDKGNVASIMLALKELSREKLDGKVLFAFTGDEEIGGRMAMHLAEKLAQEEKLPEYMVNADGIGMRPIIRRRKGFGVTVRVPSEKAKVKGALRKETFRIRTPVLETRHAAYFLPGVDTHPVIAASHFLRSREAFALSLEGKFLKGNVVPGEVILTYVVPGDGEEVEVDLGLTRLLRAVIPFVRAPIKAEKYSDYGVSITPNMYSIEDGMHTLKIDVRAMSRSKDEIERAMREVAEFNLQGAEVEVATNERAGYLFTHPEEKIVRTTLEVLEELGEKAGPVEGPGAADSRFFTPHGVKAIDFGPRGGNIHGPNEYVEVESLRRMPALYTELARRLVRG, encoded by the coding sequence ATGGACGTTCTCGAACTTCTCTCTAGGTTAGTTGCCTTTGAGACGGTTAACGACCCGACCAGAGGAATAAGGCCCTCCCGCGAATGTCCGGAATTTATACGGGATACGCTTGCTTCCTGGGGGGTAGAGGGTGAACTGATAGAACGCGACGGCTACTACGCAGTCTACGGAGAGATAGGGAAAGGAAAACCGAAGCTCCTCTTCATGGCCCACTTCGACGTTGTGCCCGTCAACCGGGAGGAGTGGGAGACTGATCCCTTCAAGCTCACAGTAAAAGGAGACCGCGCCTACGGCAGGGGGAGCGCCGACGACAAGGGCAACGTTGCTTCCATAATGCTCGCGCTGAAGGAGCTCTCAAGGGAGAAGCTCGATGGGAAAGTTCTCTTTGCCTTCACGGGCGATGAAGAAATCGGCGGCAGAATGGCCATGCATCTAGCCGAAAAGCTCGCTCAAGAGGAAAAACTTCCCGAGTACATGGTGAACGCCGATGGAATCGGAATGAGGCCAATAATCCGCAGGAGAAAGGGCTTTGGCGTGACCGTGCGCGTCCCCTCCGAAAAAGCGAAAGTCAAGGGTGCCCTTAGGAAGGAGACCTTCAGGATAAGAACGCCGGTGCTGGAGACCAGGCACGCAGCATACTTCCTGCCCGGCGTTGATACCCATCCGGTTATAGCGGCCTCGCACTTCCTTCGGAGCAGAGAAGCTTTCGCCCTTTCGCTCGAAGGGAAGTTCCTCAAGGGCAACGTCGTGCCGGGTGAAGTGATCCTTACGTACGTTGTTCCCGGTGATGGTGAGGAAGTCGAGGTGGACCTCGGCCTCACGAGGCTCCTCAGGGCCGTGATTCCCTTCGTGAGGGCGCCAATAAAAGCGGAGAAGTACAGCGACTACGGCGTCTCGATCACGCCCAACATGTACTCTATTGAAGACGGTATGCACACCCTCAAGATCGACGTGAGGGCGATGAGCCGCTCGAAGGATGAGATTGAGCGGGCGATGAGGGAAGTCGCCGAGTTCAACCTTCAGGGAGCAGAAGTAGAAGTGGCCACCAATGAGAGGGCCGGCTACCTCTTCACTCACCCAGAGGAAAAGATCGTAAGGACGACGCTGGAAGTCCTTGAGGAACTCGGCGAGAAAGCGGGGCCTGTTGAAGGGCCCGGAGCGGCCGACTCGAGGTTCTTCACGCCCCACGGAGTAAAGGCGATAGACTTCGGCCCTAGGGGAGGTAACATTCACGGCCCGAACGAGTACGTTGAGGTAGAGTCGCTCCGCAGGATGCCGGCGCTCTACACCGAGCTCGCGAGGAGGCTGGTTAGGGGGTAG
- a CDS encoding Kelch repeat-containing protein, with protein sequence MKRPLPFFLILLLLLTGIAAVKILENEYLDGIEEGTFGGVPKLDDSVYLHARFAVWTGKEIVVGADVLSKETDTKEFRIYKIYGEKKKVALRIPIGEKPIPGETAAWTGKEVIIFGGTENEGTAYETPDVYLYNPETNQLTTLNVSLPYPNSGKAALWDGRYVYLFLKSFDLEERFVYRFDPDNPGLEMLNVTYPDGFDNPGTCKYSTVWYRGRGYLVFRDRIALFDPQSLSFEWLNVTLPTKYYARSAVATDDGIFIFGGFLTWENFSTEIFKFSPEENSVEKMKSELPFPLAQAPVVWDGRYIYLIGGYSNGRDVNAIITYDYRSDKVLLVDEKRG encoded by the coding sequence ATGAAAAGACCCCTCCCATTTTTTCTCATTTTGCTCCTGCTCCTAACGGGCATTGCAGCTGTAAAGATACTGGAGAATGAGTACCTTGACGGCATTGAGGAAGGTACCTTCGGAGGAGTCCCAAAACTCGATGACAGCGTTTACCTTCACGCCCGTTTTGCCGTATGGACCGGGAAAGAAATTGTTGTGGGGGCGGATGTTCTTAGCAAAGAAACGGATACCAAAGAATTCCGAATTTACAAGATTTATGGAGAGAAGAAAAAGGTTGCCCTGAGAATTCCCATTGGAGAGAAACCAATTCCCGGTGAGACTGCCGCCTGGACGGGAAAGGAAGTCATCATCTTCGGGGGCACTGAAAACGAGGGGACGGCGTATGAAACACCCGATGTGTACTTATACAACCCCGAAACAAATCAGCTGACGACCCTGAACGTCTCCTTGCCGTATCCCAATTCGGGCAAAGCCGCACTATGGGACGGGAGGTACGTATACCTATTCTTAAAATCATTTGATTTAGAGGAAAGGTTCGTTTACAGGTTTGATCCGGATAACCCGGGACTTGAAATGTTAAACGTCACGTATCCCGATGGATTCGATAACCCCGGAACGTGTAAGTACTCCACGGTGTGGTACAGAGGGCGAGGCTACCTCGTGTTCCGGGACAGGATAGCCCTGTTCGACCCGCAGTCACTCTCGTTCGAGTGGCTTAACGTGACCTTGCCCACGAAATATTACGCCCGAAGCGCGGTTGCCACAGACGATGGCATCTTCATATTCGGTGGCTTCCTAACGTGGGAGAACTTCAGCACGGAGATCTTCAAATTCAGTCCCGAGGAGAACTCGGTGGAGAAAATGAAGAGCGAACTTCCGTTTCCCCTCGCCCAGGCTCCCGTTGTTTGGGATGGGAGGTATATCTATTTAATCGGTGGATACAGCAACGGTAGGGATGTCAATGCGATAATCACATACGACTACAGGTCGGATAAAGTGCTTTTAGTTGATGAAAAGCGGGGCTGA